A genomic window from Pecten maximus chromosome 4, xPecMax1.1, whole genome shotgun sequence includes:
- the LOC117326555 gene encoding uncharacterized protein LOC117326555: protein MRQSATDELQCDSPPRMSYNATVRHGRETMRQSATEERQCDSPPRKRDNATVRHGRETMRQSATEERQCDSPPRKRGNATVRHGRETMRQSATEERQCDSPPRKSDNATVRHGRETMRQSATEERQCDSPPRKRDNATVRHGRETMRQSATEERQCDSPQRECDNATVRHGRETMRQSVTEERQCDSPPRKRDNATVRHGRETMRQSATGV, encoded by the coding sequence ATGCGACAGTCCGCCACGGATGAGTTACAATGCGACAGTCCGCCACGGATGAGTTACAATGCGACAGTCCGCCACGGAAGAGAGACAATGCGACAGTCCGCCACGGAAGAGAGACAATGCGACAGTCCTCCACGGAAGAGAGACAATGCGACAGTCCGCCACGGAAGAGAGACAATGCGACAGTCCGCCACGGAAGAGAGACAATGCGACAGTCCGCCACGGAAGAGAGGTAATGCGACAGTCCGCCACGGAAGAGAGACAATGCGACAGTCCGCCACGGAAGAGAGACAATGCGACAGTCCGCCACGGAAGAGTGACAATGCGACAGTCCGCCACGGAAGAGAGACAATGCGACAGTCCGCCACGGAAGAGAGACAATGCGACAGTCCGCCACGGAAGAGAGACAATGCGACAGTCCGCCACGGAAGAGAGACAATGCGACAGTCCGCCACGGAAGAGAGACAATGCGACAGTCCGCAACGGGAGTGTGACAATGCGACAGTCCGTCACGGAAGAGAGACAATGCGACAGTCCGTCACGGAAGAGAGACAATGCGACAGTCCGCCACGGAAGAGAGACAATGCGACAGTCCGCCACGGAAGAGAGACAATGCGACAGTCCGCAACGGGAGTGTGA